A window from Cryobacterium sp. SO1 encodes these proteins:
- a CDS encoding Re/Si-specific NAD(P)(+) transhydrogenase subunit alpha — translation MKVGIGRERRNGEKRVAATPETVTQLIGLGVDVTVEAGAGLASGYSDAAYQKAGAQLAPDFDATAVDVLCHVRPLSPELAATLPAGLITVGLASPASELPTVAALAAAKVTAFALELVPRISRAQSMDALTSQALVAGYRAVLEATIRFPRFFPLYMTAAGTIPPARVLVLGAGVAGLQAIGTAKRLGARVSAYDVRPASADEVTSMGGTFITLDLAAVEGAGGYAGELAEDRAVRQRKLLAPHVAKADVLITTAAIPGRPAPLLVTRQMVAAMPAGSVVIDLAAETGGNVEGVQPGVDQLVPTTAGDGFVTLVGMQDAASAMASDASRLYAKNVANLLALMTKDGQVVPDFTDEVIAGACLTADGVVRHAPTAAALEGTH, via the coding sequence GTGAAAGTTGGCATTGGGCGTGAACGCCGAAACGGCGAAAAACGTGTCGCGGCAACACCGGAAACGGTGACCCAGCTCATCGGCCTCGGGGTCGACGTCACCGTCGAAGCCGGCGCAGGACTGGCCTCCGGCTACTCGGACGCGGCCTACCAGAAGGCCGGCGCGCAGCTCGCCCCGGACTTCGACGCCACCGCGGTCGACGTGCTCTGCCACGTGCGCCCGCTGAGCCCGGAGCTGGCCGCCACGCTGCCGGCCGGCCTCATCACGGTGGGCCTGGCCTCGCCGGCCTCCGAACTGCCCACCGTGGCCGCCCTGGCCGCCGCGAAGGTCACCGCTTTCGCCCTCGAGCTGGTGCCGCGCATCTCCCGGGCCCAGTCGATGGACGCGCTCACCTCCCAGGCCCTGGTCGCCGGTTACCGCGCCGTGCTCGAGGCCACCATCCGCTTCCCCCGGTTCTTCCCGCTCTACATGACCGCGGCCGGCACCATCCCGCCGGCCCGGGTGCTCGTGCTCGGCGCCGGTGTCGCCGGGCTGCAGGCCATCGGCACCGCCAAACGGCTCGGCGCCCGCGTGTCCGCCTATGACGTGCGCCCGGCCTCGGCCGACGAGGTCACCTCGATGGGCGGCACGTTCATCACGCTCGACCTCGCCGCCGTCGAGGGCGCCGGCGGGTACGCCGGCGAACTGGCCGAGGACCGTGCCGTGCGCCAGCGCAAACTCCTGGCTCCGCACGTGGCCAAAGCGGATGTGCTCATCACCACCGCCGCGATTCCCGGCCGCCCCGCCCCGCTCCTGGTGACCCGCCAGATGGTCGCGGCCATGCCGGCCGGCTCCGTGGTCATCGACCTCGCCGCCGAAACCGGCGGCAACGTCGAGGGCGTGCAGCCCGGCGTCGACCAGCTGGTGCCCACCACGGCCGGTGACGGCTTCGTCACCCTGGTCGGCATGCAGGACGCCGCCTCTGCGATGGCCTCGGACGCGTCGCGCCTCTACGCCAAGAACGTGGCCAACCTGCTCGCCCTGATGACAAAAGACGGCCAGGTCGTCCCCGACTTCACCGACGAGGTCATCGCCGGCGCCTGTCTCACCGCCGACGGTGTGGTGCGTCACGCACCGACCGCTGCCGCGCTGGAAGGAACACACTGA
- a CDS encoding NAD(P) transhydrogenase subunit alpha: MDPITLLTVIVLTVFVGFEVVSKVSSTLHTPLMSGANAIHGIILIGAIIVAGQLDDPWLIALALLAVALATANLVGGFVVTDRMLGMFRGRKPAATPKDTTK, encoded by the coding sequence ATGGATCCGATTACCCTCCTGACGGTCATCGTGCTGACCGTTTTCGTCGGCTTCGAGGTGGTCTCCAAGGTGTCCAGCACCCTGCACACCCCCCTGATGAGCGGCGCCAACGCCATCCACGGCATCATCCTGATCGGTGCGATCATCGTCGCCGGCCAGCTTGACGACCCGTGGTTGATCGCGCTCGCCCTTCTCGCCGTCGCTCTCGCCACCGCCAACCTCGTCGGCGGCTTCGTCGTCACCGACCGGATGCTCGGCATGTTCCGCGGACGCAAGCCCGCCGCCACCCCGAAGGACACCACCAAATGA
- the hrpB gene encoding ATP-dependent helicase HrpB, which translates to MTRLSFDPSRLGRGLAFASAIDDLSAALDRSSTVVVSAPPGTGKTTLVPPILADRVPGRVIVTQPRRVAARAAARRLAQLDESSLGSRVGYTVRGAHQVSPSTLIEFVTAGVLLRRLLDDPGLDGIDAVIIDEVHERALETDLLIGLLGEVRELRDDLVLIAMSATLDAERFATILGTDACPAPIVTQSAPAHPLEVRWAPSPSPRLDERGVTWAFLDHVASTAVAAHRTLVRTDPAADALVFAPGAREVSEIAGRIRSLAAEFDVRELHGQIPAAEQDAVISGRSPGAAARIIVTTSLAESSLTVPGVRLVVDTCLSRAPQRDAARGMSGLVTGPTPKASAVQRSGRATRQGPGVVVRCVDERTFATAPSHAAPEIQAADLTDAALLLACWGAPSGVGLRLVDPLPSGSLDEALAALRGLGAIDAAERATDEGRALARVPTAPRLAHALRAGSALVGGRTAAEVIALLTGDLRVHDGDAQATLNALRTGRSPDARRWEQDVRRLQRFAGANDTARGGADQTGLIIALAFPAWIARRVDQSPNGATFLLASGTRAGITGQLASADWLAVADVTRAEGRAAAGTGALIRSAAIISEKQAEQVAPHLCTDRVEARFVDGRVVARRERRIGAIIRSSVPVRVPADEGGRDAVRRAVTAHGLGVFIWSDAADALRRRLALLHRELGSPWPDVSDTVLLATLDAWLGPELSDLAAGISAARIDLAPALRRTLPWPAAVDLDALVPERLRVPSGSHVRLSYPPADDSSARPVVAVKLQECFGWAETPRIVGGQVPVLFHLLSPAGHPLAVTDDLASFWAGPYSQVRAEMRGRYPKHPWPEDPWSAVPTRHTTRRAALG; encoded by the coding sequence GTGACCCGTCTTTCCTTCGATCCGTCGAGACTTGGTCGCGGGCTCGCATTCGCCTCGGCGATCGATGATCTGAGTGCTGCGCTTGATCGGAGCAGCACCGTGGTCGTCAGTGCGCCGCCGGGCACGGGAAAGACCACACTCGTGCCGCCCATCCTCGCCGATCGGGTTCCGGGTCGTGTGATCGTCACTCAGCCCCGCCGGGTCGCTGCCCGCGCTGCCGCCCGACGACTCGCGCAGTTGGACGAATCCTCTCTCGGCTCTCGCGTCGGATACACCGTCCGTGGCGCACATCAGGTGAGTCCGTCCACCCTGATCGAGTTCGTTACCGCCGGCGTGCTTCTGCGCCGACTGCTCGATGACCCTGGTCTCGACGGGATCGATGCGGTCATCATCGACGAAGTGCACGAACGGGCTTTGGAGACGGACCTGCTGATCGGGCTACTCGGCGAGGTCCGCGAGCTGCGCGACGACCTCGTTCTCATCGCGATGTCCGCGACCCTCGACGCCGAGAGGTTCGCGACAATTCTCGGTACGGATGCGTGCCCGGCCCCGATCGTGACCCAGAGCGCACCGGCCCATCCGCTCGAGGTGCGCTGGGCGCCCTCTCCCTCACCTCGACTGGATGAGCGGGGGGTCACCTGGGCGTTCCTCGACCACGTCGCGAGCACCGCGGTTGCCGCACACCGCACCCTCGTGCGCACCGATCCGGCCGCCGATGCTCTGGTCTTCGCGCCGGGTGCGCGTGAGGTCTCCGAGATCGCCGGACGCATCCGTTCTCTCGCCGCGGAGTTCGACGTGCGGGAACTGCACGGCCAGATCCCCGCTGCAGAGCAGGATGCGGTGATCAGTGGGCGGAGCCCCGGTGCTGCGGCACGGATCATCGTCACGACGTCACTGGCCGAATCATCTCTGACCGTGCCCGGCGTACGCCTGGTCGTCGACACCTGCCTGTCTCGTGCTCCGCAGCGGGATGCTGCGCGCGGCATGAGCGGTCTCGTCACCGGCCCGACGCCCAAGGCCTCCGCCGTCCAGCGCTCGGGGCGCGCCACCCGGCAGGGGCCTGGCGTCGTGGTCCGCTGCGTCGACGAGCGCACCTTCGCCACGGCACCGTCGCACGCTGCCCCCGAGATCCAGGCGGCAGATCTCACCGATGCAGCCCTGCTCCTCGCCTGCTGGGGCGCCCCAAGTGGCGTGGGCCTGCGGCTGGTCGATCCGCTCCCGTCTGGCAGCCTGGACGAGGCCCTCGCCGCGCTGCGTGGGCTCGGCGCGATCGATGCCGCTGAACGCGCCACCGACGAAGGGCGAGCGCTCGCCCGCGTCCCGACGGCTCCGCGCCTCGCCCACGCACTGCGCGCCGGGAGTGCCCTGGTCGGCGGGCGCACAGCGGCCGAGGTCATCGCGCTGCTCACAGGTGACCTCCGCGTTCACGACGGAGACGCCCAGGCCACCCTCAACGCGCTACGCACTGGACGAAGCCCGGATGCCCGCCGATGGGAGCAGGACGTCCGCCGTCTCCAGCGCTTCGCCGGGGCGAATGACACGGCGCGAGGAGGCGCTGATCAGACCGGACTGATCATCGCGCTCGCCTTTCCCGCGTGGATCGCCCGCCGCGTCGATCAATCGCCCAACGGTGCAACCTTTCTTCTCGCCTCCGGCACCCGTGCCGGGATCACCGGTCAGCTCGCGAGTGCCGACTGGTTGGCGGTGGCGGACGTCACTCGGGCAGAGGGACGAGCGGCCGCAGGAACCGGAGCACTCATCCGCTCTGCCGCCATCATCTCCGAGAAGCAGGCGGAGCAGGTGGCGCCCCATCTCTGCACAGACCGGGTCGAAGCACGGTTCGTGGACGGGCGCGTCGTGGCCCGCCGCGAACGTCGGATCGGTGCGATCATTCGCTCGTCCGTGCCGGTGCGCGTACCGGCGGACGAGGGCGGACGGGATGCCGTCCGCCGTGCCGTCACAGCGCACGGCCTCGGAGTGTTCATCTGGTCAGACGCCGCGGACGCTCTGCGGCGTCGCCTCGCGCTGCTGCATCGCGAGCTCGGATCGCCCTGGCCGGATGTCTCAGACACCGTTCTGCTCGCTACGCTCGATGCCTGGCTCGGCCCCGAGCTGTCAGACCTGGCCGCCGGCATTTCGGCCGCGCGCATCGACCTTGCCCCTGCACTCCGCCGTACTCTGCCCTGGCCCGCCGCGGTCGACCTTGACGCTCTGGTTCCGGAGCGGCTCCGGGTTCCCAGCGGTTCGCATGTCCGTCTCAGCTACCCACCCGCCGATGATTCGTCGGCTCGTCCCGTTGTGGCTGTGAAACTCCAGGAATGCTTCGGATGGGCAGAGACCCCACGAATCGTCGGAGGACAAGTGCCGGTGTTGTTCCACTTGCTTTCCCCCGCCGGGCATCCCCTTGCCGTGACCGACGACCTCGCATCCTTCTGGGCAGGTCCGTACTCGCAGGTACGAGCGGAGATGCGCGGACGCTACCCGAAGCACCCCTGGCCGGAGGACCCCTGGTCCGCCGTACCCACCCGGCACACCACGCGCCGCGCTGCCCTGGGCTAG
- a CDS encoding NAD(P)(+) transhydrogenase (Re/Si-specific) subunit beta, whose amino-acid sequence MSILSAEWTALLYLVAAICFILALKGLSSPKTARRGNLIGAAGATLAVITVFLSAKLDNIPLILLAIAIGSAIAAPISRRVQMTQMPQLVALFNGVGGGAAALVAMLELGHSDGPWVLVAVVFTMLVGAVSFAGSAITVAKLQELITTRPVVFPGMKWVMTLAAVAALVVGGFVVATGSAGWAVLLLVLGLILGLLLVLPVGGADVPIVISLLNAFTGLAVAASGVVLDNVLLVVAGTLVGASGTILTRAMASAMGRGVSGIMFGAFRGGSTAGSTVQSDRPVRSSNAEDVAVMLAYAQRVVIVPGYGLAVAQGQHTIAELATTLEARGVDVDFAIHPVAGRMPGHMNVLLAEANVPYESLKEMAEVNPEFKNTDVVLVVGANDVVNPAAKTSPGSPIYGMPILEVEDGRQIVFLKRSMRPGFAGIENELLFDPKTTLLFGDAKDSLTKVLGAVNAL is encoded by the coding sequence ATGAGCATCCTGAGTGCCGAGTGGACCGCACTGCTGTACCTGGTCGCTGCCATCTGCTTCATCCTCGCCCTCAAGGGCCTGAGCTCGCCCAAGACCGCCAGGCGCGGCAACCTGATCGGCGCCGCCGGTGCGACGCTCGCCGTGATCACGGTGTTCCTGTCGGCCAAACTCGACAACATCCCGCTGATCCTGCTCGCGATCGCAATAGGATCCGCGATCGCGGCGCCCATCTCCCGCCGGGTGCAGATGACCCAGATGCCCCAACTTGTCGCCTTGTTCAACGGCGTCGGCGGTGGCGCCGCGGCGCTGGTCGCGATGCTCGAACTCGGCCACAGCGACGGCCCCTGGGTGCTCGTCGCCGTGGTGTTCACCATGCTCGTCGGTGCGGTCTCGTTCGCCGGTTCCGCGATCACCGTGGCCAAGCTGCAGGAACTGATCACCACCAGGCCCGTGGTGTTCCCCGGCATGAAGTGGGTCATGACGCTGGCCGCCGTGGCCGCGCTCGTTGTGGGCGGTTTCGTCGTTGCCACCGGTTCGGCCGGCTGGGCGGTGCTGCTGCTGGTGCTCGGCCTGATCCTCGGCCTGCTGCTGGTGCTGCCCGTCGGCGGCGCCGACGTGCCGATCGTGATCTCACTGCTCAACGCCTTCACCGGTCTCGCCGTCGCCGCATCCGGTGTGGTGCTGGACAACGTGCTGCTCGTGGTCGCCGGCACCCTCGTCGGCGCCAGCGGTACCATCCTCACCCGCGCCATGGCCTCCGCCATGGGCCGCGGTGTCAGCGGCATCATGTTCGGCGCCTTCCGCGGCGGCTCGACGGCCGGCTCCACGGTGCAGAGCGACCGCCCGGTTCGGTCCTCCAACGCCGAGGACGTGGCCGTGATGCTCGCCTACGCGCAGCGGGTCGTGATCGTGCCCGGCTACGGCCTGGCCGTCGCCCAGGGCCAGCACACCATCGCCGAACTCGCCACGACCCTCGAGGCGCGCGGCGTCGACGTGGACTTCGCCATCCATCCCGTCGCCGGGCGGATGCCCGGTCACATGAACGTGCTGCTCGCCGAGGCCAACGTGCCCTACGAATCGCTCAAGGAGATGGCCGAGGTCAACCCCGAGTTCAAGAACACCGACGTGGTGCTCGTGGTCGGCGCGAACGACGTGGTCAACCCGGCCGCGAAGACCAGCCCGGGGTCGCCAATCTACGGGATGCCGATCCTGGAGGTCGAGGACGGCCGCCAGATCGTCTTCCTCAAACGGTCGATGCGCCCCGGGTTCGCCGGTATCGAGAACGAGTTGCTCTTCGACCCGAAGACCACGCTGCTGTTCGGCGACGCCAAGGACTCGCTCACCAAGGTGCTCGGCGCGGTCAACGCCCTGTGA
- a CDS encoding HAD-IC family P-type ATPase, with product MTTEGRARAAVPAIPARPYARSVDEVCAELQTSRHGLDESEAAERLARYGANALPVVAKQNPVLRFLGHFNDVLIYVLLGSAVLTVVFGDWVDASVILAVAVINAVIGFLQEGRAEKALDGIRRMLSLNAKTRRGGHWVNTDAATLVPGDIVRVKSGDKVPADLRLIEGTNLRVEESALTGESVPAGKDVAAVAADAGLGDRHCMLYSGTIVAVGSGRGVVTATGPATEIGRIQTLVTDTEALATPLTRQLDVFSTRISLGILAISGLMLVIGRLVHDRGFADLFAATIGFAVAAVPEGLPALVTITLALGVRQMAAHNAIVRKLTAVETLGSVTTVCTDKTGTLTRNEMTVRAVITGAARYEVRGIGYDPAGAVILDGRLVTVADQDDLARLVEVMVVCNDARVSADDGVWKVVGEPTEGALCTLGHKAGFDPAGAQRLAVIPFESANKFMATLNRWDDEPARILVKGAPARLLERCSLQLDAAGIPEPLDEALWERRVDELSSTGLRVLGAAVGDAPAGLGSLHLGDIDDGLVFLGVVGIVDPPRPEAIAAIRIMHDAGIRVKMITGDHHGTAVAIATEMGIVTEAARVLTGGELQKLSQDQLAQVVRDVDVFARTSPEHKLRIVKALQSHGEVVAMTGDGVNDAPALRRADVGVAMGIKGTEATKEAADIVLADDNFATIQKAVEEGRRIRDNLQKSIIFILPTTAAQSLVVLLAVLFGFALPLQPTQILWVNLITAVTLSLALATEPAEPGIMLRRPRPPGGSVLDSEYLGRLVWVSVLITTATIGVFFYEQSIGSSRAVAQTTAVTMLVLSQLVFLFNCRFLRASSLTLGVLRGNRAVWMSVGTMLVLQLIFVYTPVMNVWFSSTPIGLREWAYTLGLALVIFVLVEVNKLIGRRRARRRPMRAQPR from the coding sequence ATGACCACCGAGGGCCGTGCGCGGGCCGCCGTGCCGGCGATCCCCGCCCGGCCGTACGCCCGCAGCGTCGACGAGGTGTGCGCCGAGCTGCAGACCAGCCGGCACGGTCTCGACGAGTCGGAGGCTGCCGAACGGCTGGCCCGGTACGGGGCGAACGCCCTGCCCGTTGTAGCCAAGCAGAATCCGGTGCTGCGCTTCCTCGGCCACTTCAACGACGTGCTCATCTACGTGCTGCTCGGTTCGGCCGTGCTCACGGTGGTGTTCGGCGACTGGGTCGACGCGTCGGTGATCCTGGCGGTGGCCGTGATCAACGCGGTGATCGGGTTCCTGCAGGAGGGCCGGGCGGAGAAGGCGCTCGACGGCATCCGCCGGATGCTGTCGCTGAACGCGAAAACCCGCCGGGGAGGCCACTGGGTGAACACCGACGCGGCCACCCTCGTGCCCGGCGACATCGTGCGGGTGAAGTCCGGCGACAAGGTGCCCGCCGACCTGCGCCTGATCGAGGGCACCAACCTCAGGGTCGAGGAGTCCGCGCTCACCGGGGAATCCGTTCCGGCCGGCAAGGACGTCGCCGCCGTCGCCGCAGACGCCGGACTCGGCGACCGGCACTGCATGTTGTACTCGGGAACGATCGTGGCGGTGGGCAGCGGCCGGGGGGTGGTGACGGCCACCGGACCGGCCACCGAGATCGGACGCATCCAGACCCTGGTCACCGACACGGAGGCCCTGGCCACCCCGTTGACTCGCCAGCTGGACGTCTTCAGCACCCGGATCTCGCTGGGCATCCTTGCCATCTCGGGCCTGATGCTCGTGATCGGCCGGCTGGTGCACGACCGCGGCTTCGCCGACCTCTTCGCCGCCACGATCGGTTTCGCGGTGGCGGCGGTGCCGGAGGGGCTCCCGGCCCTGGTGACGATCACGCTGGCCCTTGGTGTGCGGCAGATGGCCGCCCACAACGCCATCGTGCGAAAGCTCACCGCCGTGGAGACTCTCGGCTCGGTGACCACGGTCTGTACCGACAAGACCGGCACCCTCACCCGCAACGAGATGACGGTGCGCGCCGTGATCACCGGCGCGGCCCGGTACGAGGTGCGGGGGATCGGCTACGACCCGGCCGGCGCCGTCATCCTGGACGGCCGGCTGGTGACGGTCGCCGACCAGGATGACCTGGCCCGGCTGGTAGAGGTCATGGTTGTCTGCAACGATGCCAGGGTCAGTGCCGACGACGGTGTCTGGAAGGTGGTCGGAGAACCGACGGAGGGGGCGCTCTGCACCCTCGGCCACAAGGCCGGCTTCGACCCGGCGGGCGCCCAGAGACTGGCCGTGATCCCGTTCGAGTCGGCCAACAAGTTCATGGCCACCCTCAACCGGTGGGATGACGAGCCCGCCCGGATCCTGGTGAAGGGGGCACCAGCCCGGCTGCTGGAGCGGTGCAGTCTGCAGCTGGATGCCGCAGGCATCCCCGAACCCCTCGACGAGGCGCTCTGGGAGCGGCGGGTCGACGAGCTCAGCTCCACCGGGCTCCGCGTCCTCGGGGCGGCCGTGGGCGACGCTCCGGCCGGCCTGGGCTCCCTGCACCTTGGCGACATCGACGACGGCCTGGTGTTCCTCGGCGTGGTCGGCATCGTAGACCCACCCCGGCCGGAGGCCATCGCGGCCATCCGGATCATGCACGACGCCGGCATCCGGGTGAAGATGATCACCGGCGACCATCACGGCACAGCCGTGGCGATCGCCACGGAAATGGGGATCGTGACCGAAGCCGCGCGGGTGCTCACCGGCGGCGAGCTGCAGAAACTCTCCCAGGACCAGCTGGCCCAGGTCGTGCGGGACGTGGACGTGTTCGCCCGCACCAGCCCGGAGCACAAGTTGCGCATCGTGAAGGCGCTGCAATCGCACGGCGAGGTCGTGGCGATGACTGGCGACGGCGTCAACGACGCCCCGGCGCTCCGCAGGGCGGATGTGGGTGTGGCGATGGGGATCAAGGGCACGGAGGCGACCAAGGAGGCCGCCGATATCGTGCTGGCCGACGACAACTTCGCCACCATTCAGAAGGCCGTCGAAGAGGGCAGGCGCATTCGGGACAACCTGCAGAAATCCATCATCTTCATCCTGCCGACCACCGCTGCGCAGTCCCTGGTGGTGCTGCTGGCGGTGCTGTTCGGCTTTGCGCTGCCGTTGCAGCCCACCCAGATCCTCTGGGTCAACCTGATCACCGCGGTGACCCTGTCGTTGGCCCTGGCCACCGAGCCCGCCGAACCCGGCATCATGCTGCGCCGACCGCGCCCGCCGGGCGGGTCGGTCCTCGACTCCGAATACCTCGGCCGACTGGTCTGGGTGTCTGTGCTGATCACGACGGCGACCATCGGGGTGTTCTTCTACGAGCAGTCGATCGGGTCGTCCCGAGCGGTGGCGCAGACCACAGCGGTGACCATGCTGGTGCTCAGCCAGCTGGTGTTCCTGTTCAACTGCCGGTTCCTGCGGGCGTCGAGCCTCACACTGGGCGTGCTGCGCGGCAACCGGGCCGTGTGGATGTCGGTGGGCACGATGCTCGTGCTGCAGCTGATCTTCGTGTACACCCCGGTGATGAACGTGTGGTTCAGCTCCACGCCGATCGGCCTGCGCGAGTGGGCCTACACGCTGGGCCTGGCCCTGGTGATCTTCGTTCTTGTCGAAGTGAACAAGCTGATCGGCCGGCGCCGGGCTCGCCGCCGGCCGATGCGTGCTCAGCCCAGGTAG
- a CDS encoding DUF308 domain-containing protein, which yields MAHAPVGAVIGARYWTVPVARAVVAFVPAAVITFNADHSAEFGLLVFGAFALVNGLVTGLLSWPTVTDRSDRSIFAIQGAVGVLAGVLALALNAGGLGFFLYIVSVWAAVTGFLELYSGIRVHGRGQVARDWLVVGALTAVLALVFLLLPPNAVVAVGLLGAYLVITGVYLVIAGVSLSSAPVDARRDLASSPTDSDTP from the coding sequence GTGGCGCATGCCCCGGTAGGAGCCGTCATCGGTGCCCGGTACTGGACCGTGCCCGTCGCGCGCGCCGTCGTGGCGTTCGTGCCGGCGGCCGTGATCACGTTCAACGCCGACCACTCCGCCGAGTTCGGGCTCCTGGTGTTCGGTGCCTTCGCGCTGGTCAACGGTCTAGTCACCGGGCTGCTCAGCTGGCCGACCGTCACCGACCGGAGTGACCGCAGCATTTTCGCCATTCAGGGCGCCGTCGGCGTTCTCGCCGGCGTGCTCGCGCTCGCCCTGAACGCCGGCGGGCTGGGCTTCTTCCTCTACATCGTCTCGGTGTGGGCGGCGGTCACCGGTTTCCTGGAGCTGTACTCGGGCATCCGGGTGCACGGACGCGGCCAGGTCGCCCGCGACTGGCTGGTCGTCGGTGCTCTCACCGCGGTGCTGGCCCTGGTGTTCCTGCTCCTGCCGCCGAACGCCGTCGTCGCGGTGGGCCTGCTCGGCGCCTACCTGGTGATCACCGGGGTGTACCTGGTCATCGCCGGTGTCTCCCTCTCCTCAGCGCCCGTGGATGCGCGGCGCGACCTGGCTTCTTCCCCCACAGATTCGGACACCCCGTGA
- a CDS encoding HEAT repeat domain-containing protein, with amino-acid sequence MVVTSNVPAGSVRVSPGEDADALADLLARAPGDVPGFLSSRSGLPGPRANLPLADAFAATAPAELIWSLADSPDEYLAFCGAEGLGRLALAAPDRPEALTALRRAAADDRWRVREGAARAVQLVGDADPALMHTIVEDWSAARDAWLARAAVAAICEPRLLTGSDAQALALQVCDRATTLLLAGEPPEADPVRSREAHRVLRQALGYGWSVAIAASPKAGLATFHGLSASDNPDARWVVRSNLTKARLRSVLAERNLWGTLG; translated from the coding sequence ATGGTGGTCACATCGAATGTTCCGGCCGGCAGCGTGCGGGTCAGTCCCGGCGAGGACGCGGACGCGTTGGCGGACCTGCTCGCGCGGGCGCCCGGCGACGTGCCCGGCTTTCTCAGCAGCCGCTCCGGCCTGCCGGGGCCGCGGGCCAACCTGCCCCTTGCCGACGCCTTCGCCGCAACGGCGCCGGCCGAGCTGATCTGGAGCCTGGCCGACTCCCCCGACGAGTACCTGGCCTTCTGCGGTGCAGAGGGGCTCGGCCGGCTCGCTCTCGCTGCCCCGGACCGGCCCGAGGCTCTCACGGCCCTCCGCCGCGCAGCAGCCGACGACCGCTGGCGGGTGCGGGAGGGCGCCGCCCGGGCAGTGCAGCTGGTCGGCGATGCCGACCCGGCCCTGATGCACACCATCGTCGAGGACTGGTCGGCAGCGCGGGATGCGTGGCTGGCCCGGGCTGCTGTGGCCGCGATCTGCGAGCCCCGGCTGCTGACCGGCTCCGACGCCCAGGCCCTCGCCCTGCAGGTCTGCGACCGGGCCACGACCCTGCTGCTCGCCGGTGAACCGCCGGAGGCCGACCCGGTACGCTCCCGCGAGGCGCACCGGGTGCTGCGCCAGGCCCTGGGTTACGGCTGGAGCGTGGCGATCGCTGCGAGTCCGAAGGCCGGCCTTGCCACGTTCCACGGACTGAGCGCCAGCGACAACCCGGATGCCCGGTGGGTCGTGCGGTCGAACCTCACCAAGGCGCGACTACGGTCGGTGCTCGCCGAGCGCAACCTCTGGGGCACGCTCGGCTGA